One genomic window of Nitrosopumilus sp. includes the following:
- the hisI gene encoding phosphoribosyl-AMP cyclohydrolase: MNKSISDIDFEKSGGLVPVIVQDANTKDILTLAYTNKESLELAKKTGNSWFWSRSRNKLWMKGEESGNVQKITEILVDCDSDAIIYLVEPSGPACHTGKKVCFHNNLK; the protein is encoded by the coding sequence ATGAATAAATCAATCAGCGATATAGATTTTGAAAAAAGTGGAGGATTGGTTCCTGTAATTGTTCAGGATGCTAACACCAAAGATATTTTGACATTAGCTTATACCAATAAAGAATCATTAGAACTTGCAAAAAAAACTGGCAACTCCTGGTTTTGGAGTCGTTCGAGAAATAAGCTCTGGATGAAAGGTGAAGAATCTGGTAATGTTCAAAAGATTACAGAAATTCTAGTTGACTGTGATTCTGATGCAATAATTTACCTTGTAGAACCATCTGGTCCTGCATGTCATACTGGTAAGAAGGTTTGCTTTCATAATAATCTAAAATAA